From one Oscillospiraceae bacterium genomic stretch:
- a CDS encoding co-chaperone GroES, protein MNLKPLGDRVVIRMVEAEETTKSGIILAGSAKEKPQMAEVVAVGPGGMVDGKEIKMEVAVGDKVITNKYAGTEVKLDGCEYIVLRQADILAKVED, encoded by the coding sequence ATGAATTTAAAACCCTTGGGTGACAGAGTTGTTATCCGTATGGTAGAAGCAGAAGAAACCACCAAAAGCGGTATCATTTTAGCAGGAAGTGCCAAAGAAAAACCCCAGATGGCAGAGGTTGTAGCAGTTGGCCCCGGCGGAATGGTGGACGGCAAAGAAATCAAGATGGAAGTTGCAGTTGGGGATAAAGTGATCACCAATAAATATGCAGGCACCGAAGTGAAATTAGACGGTTGCGAATATATCGTACTGCGTCAAGCAGACATTTTAGCAAAAGTTGAAGACTAA
- the groL gene encoding chaperonin GroEL encodes MAKQIIYGEEARKALERGINQLADTVKITLGPKGRNVVLDKKFGAPLITNDGVSIAKEIELEDPFENMGAQLVKEVATKTNDVAGDGTTTATLLAQALVREGLKNIAAGANPMIVRKGIALAVATAVEEIKKNSRKIKGKEDIARVAANSAADEYIGTLIADAMEKVTADGVITVEESKTAETLCEVVEGMQFDRGYISPYMVTDTDKMEAIIDDAYILITDKKISSIQDLLPLLEQIVQQGKKLVIVAEDIEGEALTTLVLNKLRGTFTCVAVKAPGFGDRRKAMLQDIAILTGGEVISDELGLDLKETTIFQLGRAKQVKIQKENTIIVDGAGDKEAIKARVSQIKAQIAETTSEFDKEKLQERLAKLSGGVAVLRVGAATETEMKEKKLRIEDALAATKAAVEEGIVAGGGTAFLNALPAVAKLVAKTEGDEKTGVKIVLKALEEPVRQIAKNAGVEGSVIVDKVLSQKKNVGYNALTEEYVDMLETGIVDPTKVTRNALQNAASVASMVLTTESLVADIKEPEAAAPAAGMGGMGGMY; translated from the coding sequence ATGGCAAAACAGATTATTTATGGCGAAGAAGCCAGAAAAGCATTAGAACGCGGTATTAACCAGTTGGCTGATACCGTAAAAATCACCTTAGGCCCTAAAGGCAGAAATGTGGTTTTAGATAAAAAATTCGGAGCACCTTTAATCACCAATGACGGTGTGTCCATCGCAAAAGAAATCGAGCTGGAAGACCCCTTTGAAAATATGGGCGCACAGCTGGTAAAAGAAGTTGCAACCAAAACCAACGACGTGGCAGGGGACGGTACCACTACCGCTACCTTACTGGCACAGGCACTGGTTCGTGAAGGCTTAAAAAATATTGCAGCAGGTGCAAATCCCATGATCGTAAGAAAAGGGATTGCTTTAGCAGTTGCCACCGCTGTGGAAGAAATCAAGAAAAATTCCAGAAAAATTAAAGGCAAAGAAGACATCGCAAGAGTTGCAGCAAACTCTGCAGCAGATGAATATATCGGCACCTTGATTGCAGACGCTATGGAAAAAGTAACTGCAGACGGCGTTATCACCGTGGAAGAATCCAAAACCGCAGAAACCTTATGCGAAGTGGTGGAAGGTATGCAGTTTGATCGTGGTTACATTTCCCCCTATATGGTAACCGATACTGATAAAATGGAAGCAATCATTGATGATGCATACATTTTAATCACCGATAAGAAAATCAGCTCCATTCAGGATTTACTGCCCTTGTTGGAACAGATTGTTCAGCAGGGCAAAAAACTGGTCATCGTAGCGGAAGATATTGAAGGCGAAGCGCTGACTACCTTGGTTTTAAATAAATTAAGAGGTACCTTTACCTGCGTTGCCGTAAAAGCTCCCGGCTTTGGTGACAGAAGAAAAGCAATGCTTCAGGATATTGCCATCTTAACCGGCGGTGAAGTGATTTCCGATGAATTAGGCTTAGACTTAAAAGAAACCACCATTTTCCAGTTAGGTCGTGCAAAACAGGTAAAAATTCAGAAAGAAAACACCATCATTGTTGACGGTGCAGGTGATAAAGAAGCAATCAAAGCAAGAGTTTCCCAGATTAAAGCACAGATTGCAGAAACCACTTCTGAATTTGATAAAGAAAAACTCCAGGAAAGACTGGCAAAACTCTCCGGTGGCGTGGCAGTGCTCCGTGTTGGTGCTGCAACCGAAACCGAAATGAAAGAAAAGAAACTCCGTATTGAAGACGCTTTGGCTGCAACCAAAGCAGCTGTGGAAGAAGGCATTGTTGCAGGGGGCGGTACCGCTTTCTTAAATGCTCTGCCCGCAGTGGCAAAACTGGTTGCAAAAACTGAAGGCGACGAAAAAACCGGTGTGAAAATTGTGTTAAAAGCATTGGAAGAACCTGTTCGTCAGATTGCGAAAAACGCAGGCGTGGAAGGTTCCGTTATCGTGGATAAAGTGTTATCCCAGAAGAAAAACGTGGGCTACAATGCGTTAACTGAAGAATATGTGGATATGCTGGAAACCGGTATCGTTGACCCCACCAAAGTAACCAGAAATGCTCTGCAGAATGCAGCATCTGTGGCTTCTATGGTATTAACCACTGAAAGCCTGGTTGCTGATATTAAAGAACCCGAAGCTGCAGCTCCTGCTGCCGGCATGGGCGGTATGGGCGGAATGTACTAA
- a CDS encoding ATP-dependent RecD-like DNA helicase, with translation MNAMERIAGLVEEVIYYNDENGYGVIALETSDDYVNVAGNLPMIAEGESIIAYGKWVEHPKFGTQFQCEYYEPHFEQDTASIYKFLSSGFIRGVGPATAKKIVDEFREETLNIIEIYPERLSEISGISLTKAMDIHRDYMKKIEVQNVVSYFMKFGLSPTIAVKVYNTLGSGAIKLCNQNPYIICERVEKIGFLTVDKIAEEMGIPKNSMERLKSGVTYLMYQAAYNGHTCFPKEELVTEAKSLLDVGETEVENALSLLLMEGRLINVKKEGIVFYSLPHFYMAESYIAARLQILKQSKCEDLSKKLDIDDLCDVSLSSEQKEALTEALKQKVFIITGGPGTGKTTVIKSLLTAFDALNKKVILAAPTGRAAKRISEVTGKNAKTIHRLLEVKQVGGERPQFERNEQNPVRCDVVIVDEMSMTDSLLFESFLRAFTEKTRIIMVGDCDQLPPVGAGNVLKDMIASGVIPTISFHQIFRQENASQIVENAHRILNFTEPVYNGEGSDFFFVGSPNGEATVATVCDLVENRLPKFLNISPDKIQVLTPMRKSVLGSVALNNALKQTLNPVREKQPQKSANGYVFSKFDRVMQTKNDYEIEWETEDGYRGQGIYNGDMGVITDIDPENKEMTILFDEDKIVCYDFMKLENLELAYAVTVHKSQGSEFDAVVIPLVYGYPQLMTQNLLYTAVTRAKTFVCIVGRKSCVTGMIHNNTEQKRYTNLTEFLLEAEEVPF, from the coding sequence ATGAACGCTATGGAACGCATCGCAGGGTTAGTGGAAGAAGTAATTTACTATAACGACGAAAACGGCTATGGCGTAATTGCTTTGGAAACCTCCGATGACTATGTGAATGTGGCAGGCAATCTGCCCATGATTGCCGAAGGAGAAAGCATTATTGCATACGGAAAATGGGTAGAGCACCCCAAATTCGGCACTCAATTTCAATGTGAATACTACGAGCCTCATTTTGAGCAGGATACTGCTTCCATTTATAAATTTCTATCCAGCGGATTTATCCGTGGTGTGGGACCAGCCACAGCGAAAAAAATTGTGGACGAATTCCGCGAAGAAACATTAAATATCATTGAAATTTACCCGGAACGCTTATCCGAAATTTCTGGAATTTCTCTCACCAAAGCAATGGATATCCACAGAGACTACATGAAGAAAATCGAAGTGCAGAATGTAGTGTCCTACTTTATGAAATTCGGGTTATCCCCCACCATTGCGGTAAAGGTGTACAACACCTTGGGAAGCGGTGCTATCAAGCTCTGCAACCAAAATCCGTATATCATCTGCGAACGGGTGGAAAAAATCGGATTTTTAACCGTGGATAAAATTGCGGAAGAAATGGGAATCCCGAAAAACTCTATGGAGCGTCTCAAATCAGGCGTTACATACTTGATGTATCAGGCAGCTTACAATGGACACACTTGTTTCCCAAAAGAAGAACTTGTTACCGAGGCAAAATCACTTCTGGACGTAGGCGAAACGGAAGTGGAAAATGCGTTGTCTCTGCTGTTAATGGAAGGCAGACTGATTAACGTGAAAAAAGAGGGGATCGTCTTCTACTCTCTCCCCCATTTTTATATGGCAGAAAGCTATATTGCTGCAAGACTTCAGATTCTAAAGCAAAGCAAATGTGAAGATTTATCCAAAAAATTGGATATTGACGACCTTTGCGATGTTTCCCTATCTTCGGAACAGAAAGAAGCCCTCACCGAAGCCTTAAAACAAAAAGTGTTTATCATCACAGGGGGGCCAGGAACAGGAAAAACCACAGTAATCAAAAGCTTACTGACTGCCTTTGATGCGCTCAATAAAAAAGTGATTTTAGCAGCTCCCACAGGCCGTGCCGCCAAGCGGATTTCGGAAGTGACGGGCAAAAACGCCAAAACCATTCACCGTCTGTTGGAAGTGAAACAGGTAGGCGGAGAACGTCCTCAATTTGAGAGAAATGAGCAGAATCCCGTGCGGTGCGATGTGGTGATTGTGGACGAAATGTCTATGACAGATTCTTTGCTGTTTGAATCCTTTTTGCGGGCATTTACAGAAAAAACAAGAATCATTATGGTGGGAGACTGCGACCAGCTGCCTCCCGTGGGTGCAGGAAACGTGTTAAAAGATATGATTGCATCGGGTGTGATTCCCACCATTAGTTTTCATCAGATTTTCCGACAGGAAAACGCTTCCCAGATTGTGGAAAACGCTCATCGTATTTTAAACTTCACGGAACCTGTATATAACGGAGAGGGCAGCGACTTTTTCTTTGTGGGAAGTCCAAACGGAGAAGCCACGGTTGCAACCGTTTGCGATCTGGTGGAAAACCGTCTTCCCAAGTTTTTAAATATCTCTCCCGATAAGATTCAGGTATTAACGCCCATGAGAAAAAGTGTGCTGGGGTCGGTTGCTTTAAACAATGCCCTAAAGCAAACTTTAAATCCCGTGCGGGAAAAACAACCGCAAAAATCAGCAAACGGCTATGTATTTTCCAAATTTGACCGTGTGATGCAAACTAAAAACGATTACGAAATCGAATGGGAAACCGAAGACGGTTATCGCGGGCAAGGCATCTATAACGGAGATATGGGTGTGATTACCGATATCGACCCCGAAAACAAGGAAATGACCATTCTCTTTGATGAAGATAAAATTGTCTGCTACGACTTTATGAAATTGGAAAATTTGGAGCTTGCCTACGCAGTGACGGTGCATAAAAGTCAGGGCAGCGAGTTTGATGCGGTGGTAATACCGCTGGTGTATGGTTATCCCCAGTTGATGACACAGAATCTGTTATACACCGCCGTGACCCGTGCCAAAACCTTTGTGTGTATCGTGGGACGAAAATCCTGCGTGACGGGAATGATTCACAACAATACCGAGCAAAAACGATATACCAACTTAACAGAATTTTTATTGGAGGCGGAAGAAGTTCCGTTTTAA